One part of the Anopheles merus strain MAF chromosome 3L, AmerM5.1, whole genome shotgun sequence genome encodes these proteins:
- the LOC121599397 gene encoding uncharacterized protein LOC121599397 isoform X1 yields MIHGQSSFPDAWMQYKSESNVSCNVQRSLCIISQSWFCLWMKMSAYISVLISVFFLGLTAQVTANPQFKHYQNGASVDTKDENLNRYKRQEVTHNISTYQDADHKLYRELPFLVFVETEVPGIVNPGILISENFVLIPAHLIKRNTKVTFVLIARERFTISKKIRHPMYRGKQKHFDIGLLKLENNINLQSNVLPACLWLNDEKSNAELIVARWNHREGISSLTKQTDIVVKDFESCISFFDPNILAINNISFLDHQMCIVNEMEDAMDLSGGPLYVDLVHDDHIVPFVIGIASTATRANLYEIDIFTKLSRFGNWIAETMREEGEEVSFEPLECAKRHLQYRRQINGSKLFDSSNTIDYMVSIHGNPDANQTIKCTGALIGKDVVVTLGQCVINFMPYSSYVVFDDRSTINIKNIIIHPNYTANTLYNNIAILKLVSEASITPAQIAAIHSKHNKITLYATDGSKDKHYFSVNGLSLKFSDECVLSDDHRFLLLEGLQPEHLCLQSDYALVPGSCEAHPSTVVYWERYGTKYLLGLYMAGGHCGFGEQAIGLYIYEHNLWINSVINSPSSKSREYIDPFLNLSDVCSYANGRRGTCVSQTSCPNVRQRVENNLPIFYCKNRAVVCCLSDSETQLEAENEITFAINRC; encoded by the exons ATGATTCATGGTCAAAGTTCCTTTCCGGATGCGTGGATGCAGTATAAATCAGAAAGTAACGTCTCATGCAACGTGCAACGCTCGCTTTGCATTATCAGTCAGTCTTGGTTTTGCCTTTGGATGAAGATGTCTGCATACATTTCTGTGCTTATTAGCGTGTTCTTTTTAGGTTTAACAGCGCAAG TCACTGCGAATCCACAGTTTAAGCATTATCAAAATGGGGCAAGTGTTG ACACGAAAGACGAAAATCTTAACAGATATAAAAGGCAGGAAGTTACGCATAACATTTCTACATACCAAGACGCTGATCATAAACTGTACAGAGAACTTCCATTTTTAGTTTTCGTAGAAACTGAAGTGCCGGGAATCGTAAATCCAGGGATATTAATATCAGAAAATTTTGTTCTGATACCGGCCCACCTCATAAAACGAAATAC CAAAGTTACATTTGTACTTATCGCTAGAGAACGTTTTACAATATCAAAGAAAATACGTCATCCTATGTACCGTGGAAAACAGAAGCATTTTGACATTGGATTGCTAAAGCTCGAAAATAACATCAA CTTACAAAGCAATGTTTTACCCGCTTGTCTATGGCTGAATGATGAAAAAAGCAACGCTGAGTTGATAGTCGCTAGATGGAATCATCGCGAAG GCATATCATCATTAACGAAGCAAACGGATATTGTTGTAAAGGATTTTGAAAGTTGCATTTCCTTCTTTGATCCAAATATCCTCgcaataaataatatatcATTTTTAGATCATCAGATGTGTATCGTCAACGAAATGGAGGACGCAATG GATTTGAGTGGTGGACCGTTGTACGTGGATTTGGTTCATGACGATCATATTGTTCCATTTGTGATTGGAATAGCTTCAACGGCCACAAGAGCTAATTTGTACGAAATCGATATATTCACAAAACTCTCCAGATTTGGCAATTGGATTGCCGAAACAATGCGCGAAGAAGGTGAAGAAGTATCGTTTGAACCATTAGAATGCGCCAAACGCCATTTACAATATCGACGTCAAATTAACGGTTCGAAATTATTCGATTCGAGCAACACCATTGACTACATGGTATCCATTCACGGCAATCCAGATGCAAATCAGACAATCAAATGTACCGGAGCATTAATCGGAAAAGATGTCGTGGTCACATTGGGACAGTGTGTGATCAATTTCAT GCCTTATTCATCCTATGTGGTTTTCGACGATCGATCAACcatcaacataaaaaatatcatcatACATCCTAACTACACGGCCAATACCCTCTACAATAATATAGCGATATTAAAGCTTGTGTCGGAAGCATCTATTACTCCCGCTCAAATAGCAGCAATTCActcaaaacataataaaataaccTTGTACGCTACTGACGGATCAAAAG ATAAGCACTACTTCTCCGTCAATGGACTTTCACTCAAGTTCAGTGACGAATGCGTCCTTTCCGACGACCACCGTTTTCTACTCCTAGAAGGATTGCAGCCGGAGCATTTGTGCCTCCAAAGCGATTATGCACTTGTTCCGGGAAGCTGTGAGGCACACCCAAGTACAGTTGTATATTGGGAGCGGTATGGAACAAAATACTTGCTAGGGTTATACATGGCTGGGGGACACTGTGGCTTTGGAGAACAAGCAATCGGTCTTTACATTTATGAGCATAATCTCTGGATCAATTCGGTGATCAATTCACCATCAAGCAAGTCACGCGAGTACATCGATCCTTTCTTGAATCTATCAGATGTATGTTCGTATGCAAATGGAAGGAGAGGTACATGCGTGAGCCAAACGAGCTGTCCGAATGTGCGCCAACGGGTGGAAAATAATTTGCCAATATTCTACTGCAAGAACAGAGCAGTGGTTTGCTGTCTCTCAGATTCTGAAACACAACTGGAAGCGGAAAAT GAAATAACGTTTGCGATAAATCGCTGTTAG
- the LOC121599397 gene encoding uncharacterized protein LOC121599397 isoform X2, giving the protein MIHGQSSFPDAWMQYKSESNVSCNVQRSLCIISQSWFCLWMKMSAYISVLISVFFLGLTAQDTKDENLNRYKRQEVTHNISTYQDADHKLYRELPFLVFVETEVPGIVNPGILISENFVLIPAHLIKRNTKVTFVLIARERFTISKKIRHPMYRGKQKHFDIGLLKLENNINLQSNVLPACLWLNDEKSNAELIVARWNHREGISSLTKQTDIVVKDFESCISFFDPNILAINNISFLDHQMCIVNEMEDAMDLSGGPLYVDLVHDDHIVPFVIGIASTATRANLYEIDIFTKLSRFGNWIAETMREEGEEVSFEPLECAKRHLQYRRQINGSKLFDSSNTIDYMVSIHGNPDANQTIKCTGALIGKDVVVTLGQCVINFMPYSSYVVFDDRSTINIKNIIIHPNYTANTLYNNIAILKLVSEASITPAQIAAIHSKHNKITLYATDGSKDKHYFSVNGLSLKFSDECVLSDDHRFLLLEGLQPEHLCLQSDYALVPGSCEAHPSTVVYWERYGTKYLLGLYMAGGHCGFGEQAIGLYIYEHNLWINSVINSPSSKSREYIDPFLNLSDVCSYANGRRGTCVSQTSCPNVRQRVENNLPIFYCKNRAVVCCLSDSETQLEAENEITFAINRC; this is encoded by the exons ATGATTCATGGTCAAAGTTCCTTTCCGGATGCGTGGATGCAGTATAAATCAGAAAGTAACGTCTCATGCAACGTGCAACGCTCGCTTTGCATTATCAGTCAGTCTTGGTTTTGCCTTTGGATGAAGATGTCTGCATACATTTCTGTGCTTATTAGCGTGTTCTTTTTAGGTTTAACAGCGCAAG ACACGAAAGACGAAAATCTTAACAGATATAAAAGGCAGGAAGTTACGCATAACATTTCTACATACCAAGACGCTGATCATAAACTGTACAGAGAACTTCCATTTTTAGTTTTCGTAGAAACTGAAGTGCCGGGAATCGTAAATCCAGGGATATTAATATCAGAAAATTTTGTTCTGATACCGGCCCACCTCATAAAACGAAATAC CAAAGTTACATTTGTACTTATCGCTAGAGAACGTTTTACAATATCAAAGAAAATACGTCATCCTATGTACCGTGGAAAACAGAAGCATTTTGACATTGGATTGCTAAAGCTCGAAAATAACATCAA CTTACAAAGCAATGTTTTACCCGCTTGTCTATGGCTGAATGATGAAAAAAGCAACGCTGAGTTGATAGTCGCTAGATGGAATCATCGCGAAG GCATATCATCATTAACGAAGCAAACGGATATTGTTGTAAAGGATTTTGAAAGTTGCATTTCCTTCTTTGATCCAAATATCCTCgcaataaataatatatcATTTTTAGATCATCAGATGTGTATCGTCAACGAAATGGAGGACGCAATG GATTTGAGTGGTGGACCGTTGTACGTGGATTTGGTTCATGACGATCATATTGTTCCATTTGTGATTGGAATAGCTTCAACGGCCACAAGAGCTAATTTGTACGAAATCGATATATTCACAAAACTCTCCAGATTTGGCAATTGGATTGCCGAAACAATGCGCGAAGAAGGTGAAGAAGTATCGTTTGAACCATTAGAATGCGCCAAACGCCATTTACAATATCGACGTCAAATTAACGGTTCGAAATTATTCGATTCGAGCAACACCATTGACTACATGGTATCCATTCACGGCAATCCAGATGCAAATCAGACAATCAAATGTACCGGAGCATTAATCGGAAAAGATGTCGTGGTCACATTGGGACAGTGTGTGATCAATTTCAT GCCTTATTCATCCTATGTGGTTTTCGACGATCGATCAACcatcaacataaaaaatatcatcatACATCCTAACTACACGGCCAATACCCTCTACAATAATATAGCGATATTAAAGCTTGTGTCGGAAGCATCTATTACTCCCGCTCAAATAGCAGCAATTCActcaaaacataataaaataaccTTGTACGCTACTGACGGATCAAAAG ATAAGCACTACTTCTCCGTCAATGGACTTTCACTCAAGTTCAGTGACGAATGCGTCCTTTCCGACGACCACCGTTTTCTACTCCTAGAAGGATTGCAGCCGGAGCATTTGTGCCTCCAAAGCGATTATGCACTTGTTCCGGGAAGCTGTGAGGCACACCCAAGTACAGTTGTATATTGGGAGCGGTATGGAACAAAATACTTGCTAGGGTTATACATGGCTGGGGGACACTGTGGCTTTGGAGAACAAGCAATCGGTCTTTACATTTATGAGCATAATCTCTGGATCAATTCGGTGATCAATTCACCATCAAGCAAGTCACGCGAGTACATCGATCCTTTCTTGAATCTATCAGATGTATGTTCGTATGCAAATGGAAGGAGAGGTACATGCGTGAGCCAAACGAGCTGTCCGAATGTGCGCCAACGGGTGGAAAATAATTTGCCAATATTCTACTGCAAGAACAGAGCAGTGGTTTGCTGTCTCTCAGATTCTGAAACACAACTGGAAGCGGAAAAT GAAATAACGTTTGCGATAAATCGCTGTTAG
- the LOC121599397 gene encoding uncharacterized protein LOC121599397 isoform X3, which yields MFDDIIELSFVLFTPCAEASNFSFLDVLSAVNTNGSQSIVNDIWVTANPQFKHYQNGASVDTKDENLNRYKRQEVTHNISTYQDADHKLYRELPFLVFVETEVPGIVNPGILISENFVLIPAHLIKRNTKVTFVLIARERFTISKKIRHPMYRGKQKHFDIGLLKLENNINLQSNVLPACLWLNDEKSNAELIVARWNHREGISSLTKQTDIVVKDFESCISFFDPNILAINNISFLDHQMCIVNEMEDAMDLSGGPLYVDLVHDDHIVPFVIGIASTATRANLYEIDIFTKLSRFGNWIAETMREEGEEVSFEPLECAKRHLQYRRQINGSKLFDSSNTIDYMVSIHGNPDANQTIKCTGALIGKDVVVTLGQCVINFMPYSSYVVFDDRSTINIKNIIIHPNYTANTLYNNIAILKLVSEASITPAQIAAIHSKHNKITLYATDGSKDKHYFSVNGLSLKFSDECVLSDDHRFLLLEGLQPEHLCLQSDYALVPGSCEAHPSTVVYWERYGTKYLLGLYMAGGHCGFGEQAIGLYIYEHNLWINSVINSPSSKSREYIDPFLNLSDVCSYANGRRGTCVSQTSCPNVRQRVENNLPIFYCKNRAVVCCLSDSETQLEAENEITFAINRC from the exons ATGTTCGACGATATTATTGAGctgtcgtttgttttgtttacaccctGTGCCGAAGCGAGTAATTTTTCATTCCTAGATGTCCTATCAGCAGTCAATACCAATGGCAGTCAATCTATTGTAAATGATATTTGGG TCACTGCGAATCCACAGTTTAAGCATTATCAAAATGGGGCAAGTGTTG ACACGAAAGACGAAAATCTTAACAGATATAAAAGGCAGGAAGTTACGCATAACATTTCTACATACCAAGACGCTGATCATAAACTGTACAGAGAACTTCCATTTTTAGTTTTCGTAGAAACTGAAGTGCCGGGAATCGTAAATCCAGGGATATTAATATCAGAAAATTTTGTTCTGATACCGGCCCACCTCATAAAACGAAATAC CAAAGTTACATTTGTACTTATCGCTAGAGAACGTTTTACAATATCAAAGAAAATACGTCATCCTATGTACCGTGGAAAACAGAAGCATTTTGACATTGGATTGCTAAAGCTCGAAAATAACATCAA CTTACAAAGCAATGTTTTACCCGCTTGTCTATGGCTGAATGATGAAAAAAGCAACGCTGAGTTGATAGTCGCTAGATGGAATCATCGCGAAG GCATATCATCATTAACGAAGCAAACGGATATTGTTGTAAAGGATTTTGAAAGTTGCATTTCCTTCTTTGATCCAAATATCCTCgcaataaataatatatcATTTTTAGATCATCAGATGTGTATCGTCAACGAAATGGAGGACGCAATG GATTTGAGTGGTGGACCGTTGTACGTGGATTTGGTTCATGACGATCATATTGTTCCATTTGTGATTGGAATAGCTTCAACGGCCACAAGAGCTAATTTGTACGAAATCGATATATTCACAAAACTCTCCAGATTTGGCAATTGGATTGCCGAAACAATGCGCGAAGAAGGTGAAGAAGTATCGTTTGAACCATTAGAATGCGCCAAACGCCATTTACAATATCGACGTCAAATTAACGGTTCGAAATTATTCGATTCGAGCAACACCATTGACTACATGGTATCCATTCACGGCAATCCAGATGCAAATCAGACAATCAAATGTACCGGAGCATTAATCGGAAAAGATGTCGTGGTCACATTGGGACAGTGTGTGATCAATTTCAT GCCTTATTCATCCTATGTGGTTTTCGACGATCGATCAACcatcaacataaaaaatatcatcatACATCCTAACTACACGGCCAATACCCTCTACAATAATATAGCGATATTAAAGCTTGTGTCGGAAGCATCTATTACTCCCGCTCAAATAGCAGCAATTCActcaaaacataataaaataaccTTGTACGCTACTGACGGATCAAAAG ATAAGCACTACTTCTCCGTCAATGGACTTTCACTCAAGTTCAGTGACGAATGCGTCCTTTCCGACGACCACCGTTTTCTACTCCTAGAAGGATTGCAGCCGGAGCATTTGTGCCTCCAAAGCGATTATGCACTTGTTCCGGGAAGCTGTGAGGCACACCCAAGTACAGTTGTATATTGGGAGCGGTATGGAACAAAATACTTGCTAGGGTTATACATGGCTGGGGGACACTGTGGCTTTGGAGAACAAGCAATCGGTCTTTACATTTATGAGCATAATCTCTGGATCAATTCGGTGATCAATTCACCATCAAGCAAGTCACGCGAGTACATCGATCCTTTCTTGAATCTATCAGATGTATGTTCGTATGCAAATGGAAGGAGAGGTACATGCGTGAGCCAAACGAGCTGTCCGAATGTGCGCCAACGGGTGGAAAATAATTTGCCAATATTCTACTGCAAGAACAGAGCAGTGGTTTGCTGTCTCTCAGATTCTGAAACACAACTGGAAGCGGAAAAT GAAATAACGTTTGCGATAAATCGCTGTTAG